The following are encoded in a window of Rubrobacter naiadicus genomic DNA:
- a CDS encoding S1C family serine protease, which yields MGGVVAALVVLQVGPGGRTGDVTINQAPAPRVSVVSSGRGSASSIAAMVYHRDGPGVVSIDVVSGSGTAGGSGFVLDKNGHIITNQHVVEGAKDISVEFASGMRRSAEVVGSDPSTDIALLKVDAPKSVLKPLTLGDSSAVKVGDPVVAIGNPLNVGISVTSGIISGLDRSIRAPNNYTISGALQTDAPINPGNSGGPLIDASGNVIGVNAQIATETGSYEGIGFAIPIDTVKSVVEQLVTKGQVRHGYLGVKMYGLGIGEISAYTGMSAQRLSERYGLPDHGAIVAGVTKDGPAQRAGIRGAGKKRVNVGGIPVPLGDVITSVDGRRVSGPDGVISAVNAGKPGDRLRLEVVTPGKAPREVTVRLGVQPGHASP from the coding sequence TTGGGTGGGGTCGTCGCCGCGCTCGTCGTGCTGCAGGTCGGTCCGGGTGGACGGACCGGCGACGTGACCATAAACCAGGCCCCCGCTCCACGGGTGAGCGTCGTGAGCTCCGGAAGAGGGTCGGCCTCTTCCATCGCAGCCATGGTCTACCACCGCGACGGACCGGGGGTAGTGAGCATAGACGTGGTCTCCGGGTCCGGCACCGCCGGGGGATCAGGCTTCGTGCTGGACAAAAACGGCCACATAATCACCAACCAGCACGTCGTCGAAGGGGCGAAGGATATCTCGGTCGAGTTCGCGAGCGGGATGCGCCGCAGCGCGGAGGTCGTGGGCTCCGACCCTTCCACGGACATAGCGCTCCTCAAGGTGGACGCCCCGAAGAGCGTGCTCAAGCCGCTCACGCTCGGTGATTCGAGCGCGGTGAAGGTAGGGGACCCGGTAGTGGCGATCGGCAACCCGCTCAACGTCGGGATCAGCGTCACCAGCGGGATAATAAGCGGGCTGGACCGTTCGATCCGGGCTCCCAACAACTACACCATAAGCGGGGCCCTGCAGACCGACGCCCCGATAAACCCGGGGAACTCCGGCGGGCCGCTCATCGACGCGAGCGGCAACGTGATCGGGGTGAACGCCCAGATAGCGACCGAGACCGGCAGCTACGAGGGGATCGGGTTCGCCATCCCGATCGACACCGTCAAGAGCGTCGTGGAGCAGCTCGTGACGAAGGGTCAGGTCCGGCACGGCTACCTGGGCGTGAAGATGTACGGGCTCGGGATCGGCGAGATCTCGGCCTATACGGGCATGTCTGCCCAGAGGCTCTCCGAAAGGTACGGGTTGCCGGACCACGGTGCCATAGTCGCGGGCGTGACGAAGGATGGGCCGGCGCAAAGGGCCGGGATAAGAGGGGCCGGGAAGAAGAGGGTGAACGTGGGCGGGATCCCGGTCCCGCTCGGCGACGTCATCACCAGCGTCGACGGACGGCGCGTCTCGGGCCCCGACGGCGTGATCTCGGCGGTTAACGCCGGGAAGCCGGGTGATCGGCTGCGTCTCGAAGTAGTGACGCCGGGCAAGGCACCGAGGGAGGTGACCGTGAGGCTCGGGGTGCAACCCGGGCATGCCTCCCCGTAG
- a CDS encoding cold-shock protein, protein MARGRVKWFSDEKGYGFIENEDGGEDLFVHYSEIVGEGFKTLEEGALVEFEVVEGRRGKMQASKVEVVG, encoded by the coding sequence GTGGCGCGCGGCAGAGTGAAGTGGTTCTCGGATGAGAAGGGATACGGCTTCATCGAGAACGAGGATGGCGGGGAGGATCTCTTCGTCCACTACTCCGAGATAGTGGGCGAGGGCTTCAAGACGCTCGAAGAGGGCGCCCTCGTCGAGTTCGAGGTGGTGGAGGGTCGCAGGGGAAAGATGCAGGCCTCGAAAGTCGAGGTCGTGGGCTAG
- a CDS encoding chorismate mutase yields the protein MDANERISSLRERIDEVDEELVHLLNERARLVQELAEHKLEAGIPLFDPRREEEILRRVVEINEGPIYDSSMRDIFELIMHRIRDIELQRRGE from the coding sequence TTGGATGCGAACGAGAGGATAAGCTCTCTCCGGGAGAGGATCGACGAGGTGGACGAGGAACTCGTCCATCTTCTCAACGAGAGGGCCCGGCTCGTGCAGGAGCTGGCCGAGCACAAGCTGGAGGCAGGAATACCGCTCTTCGATCCCAGGCGCGAGGAGGAGATCCTGCGGAGGGTCGTCGAGATAAACGAGGGGCCCATCTACGACTCCTCAATGCGCGACATCTTCGAGCTGATCATGCACAGGATCAGGGACATCGAGCTTCAGAGGCGCGGGGAGTAG
- the hisC gene encoding histidinol-phosphate transaminase — translation MKFRRELDLLKPYNPPWISHEAKAERGEGDYVKLTANELSFGPLPEAEAAISEALPRLNRYPDRHAAALREAISGANAGIRPENVVVGNGSSEVLLNLLQLVERPGEVVFPWPSFSLYATIARIVGLEARRVPLRADHAVDPDALLAALTPKTRAVILCNPNNPTGTHLKLEEVRAIADGLPEDVLLILDEAYYEFVDDPSYPGSHELALSTQSVVCVRTFSKVHGLAALRVGYGLAPREIADYAERVRFPFSVNLAAQVAAAASMRAPERIAKRASFVIEERTRLQRALGEAGVEYVPSQANFVLAQIEPAVFRKAGVLVREGEALGYPGWSRITIGNSTENDRVISAFSGR, via the coding sequence TTGAAGTTCAGAAGAGAGCTCGACCTCCTCAAGCCCTACAACCCGCCGTGGATCTCGCACGAGGCAAAAGCCGAACGCGGCGAGGGCGATTACGTGAAGCTCACCGCCAACGAGCTCTCTTTCGGACCGCTCCCGGAGGCGGAGGCCGCCATCAGCGAGGCTCTGCCCCGCCTCAACCGCTACCCGGACCGCCACGCCGCCGCCCTGCGCGAGGCCATCTCCGGGGCCAACGCCGGCATACGCCCGGAGAACGTGGTGGTGGGCAACGGATCGAGCGAGGTGCTCCTGAACCTGCTGCAGCTCGTCGAGCGGCCGGGGGAGGTGGTCTTCCCGTGGCCCTCTTTCAGCCTCTACGCGACGATAGCCCGCATCGTCGGGCTCGAGGCGCGCAGGGTGCCGCTGCGGGCGGACCACGCCGTGGACCCTGACGCCCTGCTCGCCGCGCTGACCCCGAAGACCCGGGCCGTGATCCTCTGTAACCCGAACAACCCGACCGGTACACACCTGAAGCTGGAAGAGGTGCGGGCCATCGCGGACGGGCTGCCGGAAGACGTCCTGCTGATCCTGGACGAGGCCTACTACGAGTTCGTCGACGACCCGTCGTACCCGGGTTCGCACGAGCTGGCACTCTCCACGCAGAGCGTGGTCTGCGTGCGCACCTTCTCGAAGGTGCACGGCCTCGCGGCCCTCAGGGTGGGTTACGGTCTGGCCCCCCGGGAGATCGCAGACTACGCCGAGCGGGTCCGTTTCCCCTTCAGCGTGAACCTGGCCGCCCAGGTCGCCGCGGCGGCTTCGATGCGCGCCCCTGAACGCATCGCCAAGCGTGCTTCGTTCGTGATCGAGGAGCGCACACGGCTGCAGCGGGCGCTAGGCGAGGCCGGCGTGGAGTACGTCCCCTCGCAGGCCAACTTCGTGCTGGCGCAGATAGAGCCGGCGGTCTTCCGCAAGGCCGGGGTTTTGGTGCGGGAG
- the aroF gene encoding 3-deoxy-7-phosphoheptulonate synthase, which produces MEVRESTGVQARTNNGMIRPQSFRVVAGPCTVESYEQFEASARAVKEAGFSYVRGGAFKPRTSPYSFQGLGVEGLRIMSEVAGDLGLKVVTEIMDPADIDVVMEHAQILQIGTRNMHNFSLLKRVGSAIKGSKEHGVILKRGFAATVEEWILAAEYITSSGGDNVVLCERGIRTFEPSTRFTLDLSAVIVAKRLSELPVIVDPSHAAGRRDLVVPLSKAAVAAEADGLLVESHHEPREALCDGEQALPVEDLMTLRETLSPFASAMGRQVI; this is translated from the coding sequence ATGGAGGTAAGAGAGAGCACCGGGGTGCAGGCCCGGACGAACAACGGGATGATAAGACCGCAGAGCTTCAGGGTGGTCGCGGGCCCCTGCACGGTGGAGAGCTACGAGCAGTTCGAGGCTTCGGCGAGGGCCGTCAAAGAGGCGGGTTTCTCCTACGTGAGGGGTGGGGCCTTCAAGCCCCGCACGTCCCCCTACTCCTTCCAGGGCCTCGGCGTGGAGGGGCTGAGGATAATGTCCGAGGTGGCGGGGGATCTCGGGCTCAAGGTGGTGACCGAGATCATGGACCCCGCCGACATAGACGTGGTGATGGAGCACGCCCAGATCCTGCAGATAGGCACCCGCAACATGCACAACTTCTCGCTTTTGAAGCGGGTCGGCTCTGCGATAAAGGGCTCGAAAGAGCACGGGGTGATCCTGAAGAGGGGGTTTGCCGCGACCGTCGAGGAGTGGATCCTTGCGGCCGAGTACATAACCTCCTCCGGCGGGGACAACGTGGTCCTCTGCGAGAGGGGGATAAGGACGTTCGAACCCTCGACCCGCTTCACGCTCGATCTGTCCGCCGTGATAGTGGCCAAGCGGCTCTCCGAGCTCCCGGTCATCGTGGACCCCTCGCACGCGGCCGGGAGGAGGGATCTGGTCGTGCCCCTGAGCAAGGCGGCCGTGGCCGCGGAGGCCGATGGTCTTCTGGTCGAGTCGCACCACGAGCCCAGGGAGGCGCTGTGCGACGGGGAGCAGGCCCTTCCCGTCGAGGATCTTATGACGCTCAGGGAGACGCTCTCCCCCTTCGCCTCGGCGATGGGCAGGCAGGTAATCTAG